In one window of Sporomusaceae bacterium FL31 DNA:
- a CDS encoding polysaccharide deacetylase, with protein MRWMIVTRIRQWYVIFAAGVFLTVAMLSGILQPLLTSTTTTQTKIQPIFHGNISEPKVAFACNVFWGEEFLPDMLQTLNNQNTHITFFIGGSWAKKYPELLADIANKGHELGNHTYSHPHPNTISKEKNKEQIVKTEDLVKEITGTKTTLYAPPYGEYNDTVLTAADELGYTTIMWTIDTIDWKRPPADIIKNRVIKKLHNGAIILMHPTEPTAKALPELISEIKKAGYTITTVSDILK; from the coding sequence TTGAGATGGATGATCGTTACCCGTATAAGACAATGGTATGTTATTTTTGCTGCAGGTGTATTTTTAACTGTTGCAATGTTATCTGGAATCCTACAACCATTATTAACAAGCACAACAACAACTCAAACAAAAATTCAGCCTATTTTTCATGGAAACATCAGTGAACCTAAAGTTGCATTCGCTTGTAATGTTTTCTGGGGTGAAGAATTTCTGCCTGATATGCTCCAGACATTAAACAATCAGAACACTCATATCACCTTTTTTATCGGTGGCAGCTGGGCAAAGAAATACCCTGAGTTATTAGCTGATATTGCCAATAAAGGACATGAGCTTGGCAACCATACCTACAGCCATCCACACCCTAATACCATCAGTAAAGAAAAGAATAAGGAACAAATAGTAAAAACTGAAGATCTAGTAAAAGAAATAACCGGAACAAAAACAACTCTTTATGCTCCTCCTTATGGTGAATATAATGATACGGTATTAACAGCAGCGGATGAACTTGGGTATACGACAATCATGTGGACGATTGATACAATTGATTGGAAGCGTCCTCCTGCTGATATTATAAAAAATCGAGTCATAAAGAAACTCCATAATGGAGCAATCATTTTAATGCATCCTACTGAACCGACAGCAAAAGCTTTACCAGAATTAATAAGTGAGATCAAGAAGGCAGGATATACGATTACAACGGTATCTGATATACTAAAATAA
- a CDS encoding N-acetylmuramoyl-L-alanine amidase, which produces MNKTKLMSFIMLSLLVFTMFIPVQITYAAPIDNVLNTLSTNTLSSAESGGASNGGNIFEKFFGFLFDKVLGPVLNIFGSKSTTGSNGDSPVKVTPLPPSPNTGTSPNSGILRGKVIVVDPGHGGSNPGAVANNSTEADNNLAVSLKLRDKLVQAGAKVIMTRDTDRTVAPEGNSLGQELQARVDLAERNKADIFVSIHSNSNPDSSIAGTMTFYPSGKAPKLAQEVQNAIIQEAGSVDKGTSPATFYVLRNTSMPSILVEMGFVTNAQEAGRLNNDSYRTSIANGVFSGIANYFNNL; this is translated from the coding sequence GTGAATAAAACAAAATTAATGTCTTTCATTATGTTAAGTTTATTAGTGTTTACAATGTTCATCCCCGTTCAAATAACCTACGCTGCTCCAATCGACAATGTATTAAATACTTTATCAACAAATACTTTATCATCGGCCGAAAGCGGAGGAGCAAGTAACGGTGGTAATATTTTCGAAAAGTTTTTTGGATTTCTGTTTGATAAAGTATTAGGACCTGTATTAAATATTTTCGGATCAAAATCTACAACTGGCTCTAACGGTGACTCACCTGTAAAAGTTACGCCACTTCCGCCTAGTCCCAATACAGGTACAAGCCCAAATAGCGGCATATTACGAGGAAAAGTAATTGTCGTAGATCCTGGACATGGTGGCAGTAACCCTGGAGCGGTAGCAAATAATAGCACCGAAGCAGATAATAATCTTGCTGTAAGCTTAAAATTGCGTGATAAACTGGTACAAGCTGGCGCAAAAGTCATTATGACACGCGACACCGACCGTACCGTTGCTCCTGAAGGAAATTCATTAGGACAAGAATTGCAGGCTAGAGTGGATTTGGCTGAAAGAAATAAGGCTGATATTTTTGTCAGCATCCATTCCAACTCTAATCCTGATTCCTCGATTGCTGGTACGATGACTTTTTATCCTAGTGGCAAAGCGCCAAAACTTGCACAAGAAGTCCAAAATGCTATCATTCAAGAAGCAGGCTCCGTAGATAAGGGAACTTCACCTGCAACCTTTTATGTGCTTCGCAATACGTCGATGCCAAGCATTCTGGTAGAAATGGGATTTGTAACAAATGCTCAAGAAGCAGGAAGATTAAATAATGATTCTTATCGCACAAGTATAGCAAATGGTGTCTTTAGCGGGATTGCAAACTACTTTAATAATCTGTAA
- a CDS encoding peptidase M16 has product MYQKSSLSNGIRVITESLPYVKSVTLGVWLGSGSRSEQSYNHGISHFIEHLMFKGTEKRTAKEIAETVDAVGGQLNAFTAKEHTCYYMKVLDTHLELAVDVISDMLLHSKFSSNDIEREREVILEELSMYEDTPDELIHDLHVEKIWPDHQLGRSIIGTTNSIKQINQSSILEYYKRFYTPDNLVIAAAGNLTHDRLVALAEKYFGQLTGSKYAVGTEIPVFTSSNTVHEKATEQVHICLGTTGVAQDSPDVYAYYILNNLLGGGVSSRLFQTIREEQGLAYSVYSYQTNYSDGGLVTIYAGTRPSNVEQVIQLIDHTVTELKTNGVSNQELMRVKEQLKGNLLLGLESSSSRMSRLGKMEISLGKYVTLEEVVTKIDRTSVEDIARVIHSIFNLEHRCLTTLGPINKAK; this is encoded by the coding sequence ATGTATCAGAAATCTAGTTTGTCAAACGGAATCAGAGTCATAACGGAGAGCCTTCCTTATGTAAAATCAGTAACATTAGGTGTATGGTTAGGCAGCGGCTCACGCTCTGAACAAAGTTATAATCATGGAATATCACATTTTATTGAACATTTAATGTTTAAAGGGACGGAAAAACGAACCGCGAAAGAAATTGCTGAAACAGTTGATGCGGTTGGCGGGCAATTAAATGCTTTCACAGCCAAAGAACATACATGTTATTATATGAAAGTACTAGACACTCATCTTGAATTAGCAGTCGATGTAATCAGTGATATGTTATTACATTCTAAATTTTCCTCCAATGATATTGAACGCGAACGAGAAGTCATTCTTGAAGAATTATCCATGTACGAGGATACACCTGACGAATTAATTCACGATCTTCATGTTGAGAAGATATGGCCAGATCACCAATTGGGCCGGAGTATTATTGGTACAACAAATTCAATAAAGCAAATTAATCAATCCTCTATTTTAGAATACTATAAACGATTTTATACTCCTGATAATCTAGTTATAGCCGCCGCAGGGAACCTTACCCATGATCGATTAGTTGCTTTAGCTGAAAAGTATTTTGGACAATTAACAGGCTCAAAATATGCCGTAGGAACGGAAATCCCGGTCTTTACATCAAGCAATACTGTGCATGAAAAAGCTACTGAACAGGTGCATATTTGCTTAGGAACGACTGGTGTTGCTCAAGACTCTCCAGACGTATATGCTTATTATATTTTAAATAATCTATTAGGCGGTGGAGTTAGCTCGCGCCTCTTTCAAACCATCAGGGAAGAGCAAGGGCTGGCATATTCTGTCTATTCATACCAAACCAATTATAGTGATGGTGGTTTGGTAACAATATATGCCGGGACACGCCCCTCTAATGTGGAGCAGGTTATTCAACTTATTGATCACACTGTGACTGAATTAAAAACAAACGGAGTATCCAATCAGGAACTTATGCGAGTCAAAGAACAGTTGAAGGGCAATTTACTACTAGGGCTGGAGAGCTCCAGCAGCCGAATGTCTCGACTAGGCAAGATGGAAATTAGTTTAGGCAAATATGTGACATTAGAAGAAGTTGTCACTAAAATTGATCGTACTTCTGTTGAAGATATTGCTCGTGTGATTCATTCTATTTTTAATTTAGAGCACCGTTGCTTAACTACGCTAGGCCCAATCAACAAAGCTAAGTAA
- the dut gene encoding deoxyuridine 5'-triphosphate nucleotidohydrolase, producing MGIRGFEVISSYKTKDILLPVRKTLLSAGYDLSAAEDSIILPQQVTLIATGLKVFMKDDEYLGLHIRSSFAIKNKVTLINGQGIIDADYYNNPDNEGHIMIAVYNHQSDAVSILKGTRIAQGIFYKYLLADNDNISISETRLGGFGSTGEK from the coding sequence ATGGGTATCAGAGGTTTCGAAGTAATTTCAAGTTATAAAACCAAGGACATTCTTTTACCAGTTCGCAAAACATTACTAAGTGCTGGTTACGATTTGTCAGCCGCGGAGGATTCTATAATTTTACCGCAACAAGTAACACTGATAGCTACTGGATTAAAAGTGTTCATGAAAGATGATGAGTATCTAGGTTTGCATATTCGCTCTAGTTTTGCAATTAAAAATAAAGTCACCTTGATCAATGGACAAGGAATCATTGATGCTGACTATTACAATAATCCTGACAATGAAGGTCACATTATGATTGCAGTATACAACCACCAAAGTGATGCGGTCTCTATTTTAAAAGGTACTCGTATTGCTCAAGGAATTTTTTATAAATATCTTTTAGCAGATAATGATAATATTTCTATTTCTGAAACACGCTTAGGCGGCTTTGGCAGCACTGGCGAAAAGTAG
- a CDS encoding membrane protein: MTKQINNQSNSGSDVLTSYTSSQSKSQSASQSNTQAKNNQASTGSQSNGNQNQKTVIGVFATRSDAETAVQTLRSQGFTNEEINIVSKNQKNNNVSYDDDITDGALTGSTIGGIGGLLIGAGAMVVPGVGPLLAAGPISAAIGGALAGGLAGGLIDWGIPSEASHRYAKEVEQDKILAIIRTNDNRVNAAAKILRQYGAQDVESHDAE; encoded by the coding sequence ATGACAAAACAAATTAACAATCAATCTAATTCCGGTTCCGACGTTTTAACCAGTTATACAAGCTCACAATCTAAAAGCCAGTCAGCATCTCAATCCAATACTCAAGCAAAGAATAATCAAGCAAGCACTGGCTCCCAGAGTAACGGTAATCAAAATCAAAAAACTGTTATCGGTGTATTCGCTACTCGCTCAGATGCAGAAACTGCTGTTCAAACTTTACGGTCACAAGGATTTACAAATGAAGAAATTAACATAGTGTCAAAGAACCAGAAAAATAACAATGTAAGCTATGATGATGATATTACAGATGGGGCTTTGACTGGTAGCACAATTGGCGGCATAGGCGGCTTACTGATTGGTGCAGGTGCGATGGTAGTGCCAGGAGTCGGCCCCTTATTAGCAGCAGGCCCTATCAGTGCAGCTATTGGCGGTGCTTTAGCAGGAGGATTAGCTGGCGGATTAATTGACTGGGGCATCCCATCGGAAGCAAGTCATCGTTATGCTAAAGAAGTAGAGCAAGATAAAATTCTTGCAATCATTCGTACGAACGATAACAGAGTCAATGCAGCGGCTAAGATATTAAGGCAGTACGGAGCACAAGATGTCGAAAGTCATGATGCTGAATAG
- the dapB gene encoding 4-hydroxy-tetrahydrodipicolinate reductase → MIRVMVCGAYGKMGLEVLKAVHKDKQLSIVGAVDVKSDFSDVGELIGIGKNGVTVGNDLVTVINETKPQVMVDFTNPEAVMNNIRTAIKNGVCPVVGTTGLSDDNIMEIEQLCRTYKVNALISPNFSIGAILMMRLSQEAAKYMPHVEIIELHHDQKLDAPSGTAIRTAELIAKTRGYLKQGHPDEFEKYEGARGGDLSGIRMHSVRLPGYVAHQEVIFGGLGQTLTIRHDSISRESFMPGVVLACKKVLTLDGLVCGLEHILD, encoded by the coding sequence ATGATACGAGTTATGGTATGTGGCGCATATGGAAAGATGGGTCTTGAGGTGCTAAAAGCAGTACATAAAGATAAGCAGCTCAGTATTGTTGGGGCTGTTGACGTAAAGTCCGATTTTTCTGATGTAGGTGAGTTAATAGGAATTGGTAAAAACGGTGTTACTGTTGGCAATGATTTAGTTACTGTCATCAATGAAACTAAACCACAGGTCATGGTTGATTTTACTAATCCCGAAGCGGTCATGAATAATATTCGTACCGCTATAAAAAATGGGGTATGTCCTGTAGTTGGAACAACTGGTTTATCAGACGACAATATCATGGAGATTGAGCAATTATGCCGAACCTATAAAGTTAATGCTCTGATATCCCCGAACTTCTCGATAGGGGCAATCTTAATGATGAGGCTGTCACAGGAAGCAGCAAAATATATGCCTCATGTTGAAATTATTGAACTTCATCATGATCAAAAACTTGATGCACCATCAGGTACTGCAATAAGAACTGCAGAACTGATAGCAAAAACCAGAGGCTATCTAAAACAAGGCCACCCGGATGAATTTGAAAAATATGAAGGAGCACGTGGCGGTGACCTTTCAGGAATTCGCATGCATAGTGTAAGATTACCTGGATATGTGGCTCATCAGGAAGTGATTTTTGGTGGACTTGGCCAGACTTTAACCATTCGGCATGACTCCATATCCCGTGAATCGTTTATGCCCGGTGTAGTCTTGGCCTGTAAAAAAGTTTTAACTTTAGATGGGTTGGTTTGTGGCCTTGAACATATACTAGACTAA
- the asd gene encoding aspartate-semialdehyde dehydrogenase, translated as MKKYNVAILGATGAVGQEFLELIAERNFPFNELKLLASKRSAGKIIEFMGKEYTVEEATEESFKGVHIALFAGGAASKTFAPAAVKHGAVVIDNSSAFRMDPTVPLIVPEVNPEAISTHKGIIANPNCSTIIMTMALKPLYDLAKIKRIVVSTYQAVSGAGKEAIDELDNQVKAIVENRPVEANILPGASLPQHYQIAFNLLPQIDVFVDGGYTKEEMKMVNETHKILNDDKIGITATTIRVPVYRSHAESINIELENSLSVDEARHALAAFPGVIVQDDPEKMLYPMPLFTSNKDEVFVGRIRKDDTVPHGLNLWVVGDQIRKGAALNALQIAEYMIDHNLL; from the coding sequence ATGAAAAAATATAATGTTGCTATTTTAGGGGCTACCGGTGCGGTTGGTCAGGAATTTTTAGAACTTATTGCAGAACGCAATTTCCCTTTTAATGAGTTGAAATTATTGGCATCTAAACGTTCGGCCGGTAAAATAATTGAATTTATGGGGAAAGAATATACGGTTGAAGAGGCTACAGAAGAATCATTTAAAGGTGTCCACATTGCTTTATTTGCAGGCGGAGCAGCCAGTAAAACTTTTGCACCAGCTGCGGTAAAACATGGTGCAGTCGTCATTGACAATTCCAGCGCATTTCGTATGGACCCAACAGTTCCACTGATAGTGCCTGAAGTTAATCCTGAAGCAATCAGTACTCATAAGGGCATTATTGCCAATCCAAACTGTTCAACTATTATTATGACCATGGCGTTAAAGCCACTTTATGATCTTGCGAAAATTAAGAGAATTGTAGTCTCAACTTATCAAGCAGTATCTGGAGCCGGCAAAGAGGCAATTGATGAACTTGATAATCAAGTCAAAGCAATAGTGGAAAACCGGCCTGTCGAAGCTAATATATTACCAGGTGCAAGCTTACCACAACATTATCAGATTGCTTTTAATTTACTGCCACAAATCGATGTATTCGTGGATGGCGGATATACTAAAGAAGAAATGAAAATGGTAAACGAAACACATAAAATTTTAAATGATGATAAGATTGGAATCACCGCTACTACAATTAGGGTTCCAGTATACCGTAGTCATGCAGAATCAATCAATATCGAATTGGAGAACAGCTTGTCTGTTGACGAAGCACGTCATGCACTTGCAGCCTTCCCAGGAGTAATTGTTCAAGATGACCCAGAGAAAATGCTCTATCCAATGCCGCTCTTCACATCAAATAAAGATGAGGTTTTTGTAGGACGCATACGAAAAGATGATACAGTTCCGCATGGTCTCAATCTTTGGGTTGTTGGCGATCAAATCAGAAAAGGTGCTGCATTGAATGCATTGCAAATAGCTGAATATATGATCGACCATAATTTACTTTGA
- a CDS encoding aspartokinase: MRIIVQKFGGTSVSSPEVRQLVVKKIVKAKEQGVSPVVVVSAMGRKGEYYATDTLIELARTTNKNIAARELDQIMCCGEIISAVVMTATLQAHGLDAVMLTGGQAGIVTDSHFNNARILKVDPSHILRLVKQGKVPVVCGFQGMSTDGELTTLGRGGSDTTASALGGALNAELIEIYTDVDGIMTADPRIVCNAKILDSISYSEVCQLAHQGAKVIHPRAVEIAMQKSIPLVVKSTFSEAPGTLITNINKGDSGGTAVSDRIATGVTYLANIAQIKVDTQNSNDASFKVFKTMADSGISVDLINVHPGQIMFTVNEELAEKAAEKLQQLGYQVETVHDCAKVSVVGGGMREVPGVMANFVEALSANNIQILQTVDSHTSISVLVRKAEMQKSVTALHEKFSLSN; encoded by the coding sequence ATGCGTATAATTGTTCAGAAGTTTGGCGGTACATCGGTTTCCTCACCCGAAGTCAGACAACTGGTTGTAAAAAAAATAGTTAAAGCTAAAGAACAAGGGGTTTCGCCTGTAGTTGTTGTATCAGCAATGGGACGCAAAGGTGAATATTATGCAACTGACACCTTAATTGAACTTGCTCGTACAACAAATAAGAATATCGCCGCGCGTGAACTTGATCAGATTATGTGCTGTGGTGAAATCATATCAGCAGTAGTTATGACAGCCACCCTACAAGCTCACGGCTTAGATGCAGTTATGCTTACCGGCGGTCAGGCTGGTATTGTAACAGATAGTCACTTTAATAATGCCCGCATCCTCAAAGTCGATCCATCACATATTTTACGCCTGGTAAAACAAGGTAAAGTACCTGTTGTATGTGGCTTTCAGGGGATGAGCACAGATGGAGAGTTAACAACACTGGGGCGCGGCGGCAGTGATACGACAGCTTCTGCTCTCGGCGGAGCTTTGAATGCCGAACTTATAGAAATTTATACAGATGTTGATGGAATTATGACAGCAGATCCTCGCATTGTCTGTAATGCCAAAATCCTTGATTCTATCAGTTATAGTGAGGTTTGCCAGCTGGCTCACCAAGGGGCTAAGGTCATTCATCCACGTGCCGTCGAAATAGCGATGCAAAAAAGTATTCCTTTAGTAGTAAAATCGACCTTCTCAGAAGCTCCAGGAACTTTGATTACAAACATTAATAAAGGTGATTCTGGTGGAACTGCCGTATCGGATCGCATTGCTACAGGTGTAACCTACTTGGCGAATATTGCCCAAATAAAAGTAGATACGCAAAATTCAAACGATGCCAGCTTCAAAGTTTTTAAAACTATGGCCGATTCGGGGATTAGTGTGGATTTGATTAATGTGCATCCTGGACAAATCATGTTTACTGTTAACGAGGAATTGGCCGAAAAAGCAGCTGAAAAATTGCAGCAATTGGGATATCAAGTAGAAACCGTTCATGACTGTGCTAAGGTATCTGTCGTTGGTGGAGGGATGCGCGAAGTACCTGGGGTCATGGCGAACTTCGTAGAAGCTCTTTCTGCAAATAATATTCAAATTTTACAAACAGTTGACTCTCATACATCTATATCCGTATTAGTAAGAAAAGCTGAAATGCAAAAATCCGTTACTGCATTACACGAAAAATTCAGTTTGTCAAACTAA
- the dapA gene encoding 4-hydroxy-tetrahydrodipicolinate synthase, whose product MMKFGRILTAMVTPFHSDYSVNYKAAAELANYLVSNGSDGLVVAGSTGESATLTNDEKLKLYATVLDAVGDKACVIAGTGSNNTNASIELTVEAEKLGVHGAMLVGPYYNKPPQEGYYQHFKAIAEATQLPLILYNVPGRTGSNILPSTIIRLSEIANIVAVKEASGNLDQISEIIRNTAPDFLVYSGDDSLTLPVLTVGGTGVISVAAHIIGTRMQEMISAFFNGEITKAQMIHLQLLPFIKSMFITTNPIPIKTAVNIIGQNAGPLRLPLIPATEAELTLIKQALVDLEG is encoded by the coding sequence ATGATGAAATTTGGTCGGATTCTTACAGCTATGGTTACCCCTTTTCATAGTGACTATAGCGTTAATTATAAAGCTGCGGCTGAGCTGGCCAACTATTTAGTTAGCAATGGATCAGATGGATTGGTTGTAGCTGGCAGTACTGGTGAATCTGCAACCCTGACTAATGATGAGAAACTCAAATTATATGCCACAGTTCTTGACGCAGTTGGCGATAAGGCTTGTGTTATTGCGGGTACCGGATCTAATAACACAAACGCTTCAATAGAACTAACTGTTGAAGCTGAGAAACTTGGAGTGCATGGGGCTATGTTGGTTGGTCCATATTACAATAAACCACCCCAAGAAGGATATTATCAACACTTTAAGGCAATTGCAGAAGCCACGCAATTACCGTTAATTTTATATAACGTACCTGGAAGAACAGGATCTAACATACTGCCAAGTACAATCATTCGTTTATCGGAAATTGCTAATATCGTAGCTGTAAAAGAAGCAAGTGGAAATTTAGATCAAATTTCCGAAATAATTCGTAATACTGCACCTGATTTTCTGGTCTATAGCGGCGATGATAGTTTGACTTTACCTGTGCTAACTGTTGGCGGAACCGGCGTTATTAGCGTAGCTGCCCACATTATAGGAACTCGCATGCAAGAAATGATATCGGCTTTCTTTAATGGAGAGATAACAAAGGCACAAATGATTCATCTTCAGTTACTGCCATTTATAAAATCCATGTTCATCACTACAAATCCTATTCCAATTAAAACGGCAGTCAACATAATAGGTCAAAATGCCGGACCACTTCGCCTTCCTCTTATACCTGCAACAGAAGCCGAATTGACTCTTATTAAACAGGCTTTAGTTGATTTAGAAGGCTAG
- the rnj_1 gene encoding ribonuclease J, with the protein MAKIPQKIQIIPLGGLGEIGKNMTIIRFGDEIIIIDCGLMFPEDDMLGIDLVIPDITYLLENKDFVKAIILTHGHEDHIGALPYVLKQLHVPAVYGTQLTLGILEGRLKENNVTNSNLVSIKPGDHIQIGPFNLGFIHVSHSIADSIGLYIKTPIGTIVHTGDFKLDQTPVDSRVTDFHKFAELGDQGVLVLLADSTNAERPGYTKSEKSVGLTFDETFRIARERIVIATFSSNIHRIQQAVDMACKFKRKVAVLGRSMVNVVNIALDLGYLTIPDGVLIDIDEINNYPANAIVIVTTGSQGEPMSALTKMAMSDHRKVEIMPGDTVIISATPIPGNEKLVSRTIDYLLRQGAEVIYEKTSGVHVSGHASQEELKLIHNLLRPKFFIPVHGEYRHLKKHAKLAQELGLPKENIFIAENGQVLEFTPDKGSIIGKITAGNIFVDGLGVGDVGNIVLRDRRQLSQDGILIVVVTMDKQSGCVISGPDIVSRGFVYVRESEQLMEEAKDKVRVALEKCELNSITEWAAIKSNVRDTLGKYLYEQTRRRPMILPIIMEV; encoded by the coding sequence TTGGCAAAAATACCGCAGAAGATTCAGATTATCCCTTTAGGCGGCTTAGGGGAAATTGGCAAAAACATGACAATTATTCGATTTGGCGACGAAATTATTATTATTGATTGCGGCTTAATGTTTCCTGAAGATGACATGCTCGGGATTGATTTGGTAATACCAGATATTACTTATTTATTGGAGAACAAAGACTTCGTTAAGGCCATCATTCTTACACACGGACATGAAGATCATATCGGTGCTTTGCCTTATGTTCTAAAACAGCTTCATGTACCTGCTGTTTATGGCACTCAACTAACACTCGGTATTTTGGAAGGACGACTTAAAGAAAATAACGTAACAAATAGCAACTTAGTGTCTATAAAGCCAGGTGATCATATACAAATTGGTCCATTTAACCTAGGTTTTATTCATGTCAGCCACAGTATCGCCGACTCTATTGGGTTATACATTAAAACGCCCATTGGTACAATCGTTCATACAGGAGATTTTAAGCTTGATCAGACGCCAGTTGATAGCAGAGTTACTGATTTTCATAAATTTGCGGAACTAGGTGATCAGGGTGTATTGGTTTTGCTGGCCGACAGTACAAATGCTGAACGTCCTGGATATACCAAGAGCGAAAAGTCCGTTGGCTTGACTTTTGATGAAACTTTCCGTATTGCTCGTGAGCGTATTGTCATTGCAACATTTTCATCAAATATTCATCGTATCCAGCAAGCAGTCGATATGGCCTGTAAATTTAAACGTAAAGTTGCTGTCCTGGGACGCAGTATGGTAAATGTCGTAAATATTGCCCTTGATCTGGGGTATCTTACTATCCCCGATGGGGTTTTGATTGATATTGACGAAATCAATAACTATCCTGCTAACGCTATCGTCATTGTGACGACAGGAAGCCAAGGTGAACCAATGTCAGCCTTAACAAAAATGGCAATGTCTGATCACCGTAAAGTTGAAATTATGCCTGGAGATACTGTGATTATTTCTGCCACGCCGATTCCTGGAAATGAGAAACTTGTATCTCGCACAATCGATTATTTGCTTCGCCAAGGAGCTGAAGTGATCTACGAGAAGACTTCTGGAGTACACGTATCGGGGCACGCCAGTCAAGAAGAATTAAAACTAATTCATAATTTGCTTCGACCTAAGTTTTTTATTCCTGTCCATGGAGAATATAGACATTTGAAAAAGCATGCCAAATTGGCTCAGGAATTAGGACTGCCTAAAGAAAATATATTTATTGCAGAGAATGGACAAGTACTCGAATTTACACCCGATAAAGGTAGTATTATAGGCAAAATTACTGCTGGAAATATTTTTGTTGACGGTTTAGGGGTCGGAGATGTTGGAAATATTGTTCTAAGAGATCGAAGGCAGCTATCTCAGGATGGAATATTGATTGTAGTTGTTACCATGGATAAGCAGAGCGGCTGTGTTATTTCGGGTCCTGATATTGTTTCGCGGGGCTTTGTCTATGTACGTGAATCCGAACAATTGATGGAAGAAGCTAAAGATAAGGTGAGAGTTGCATTAGAAAAGTGTGAATTGAATAGTATCACTGAATGGGCGGCAATTAAATCGAATGTCCGTGATACTTTAGGTAAGTATCTTTATGAACAAACGCGGCGACGTCCAATGATTTTACCAATTATTATGGAAGTATAA
- the tepA gene encoding translocation-enhancing protein TepA, with protein MLYNDNPVVAPPGVNPENPQAPAEQPADIPKKSRQAKKSTTVENIQELGSTEVPTAKTNIHVMTIIGQIEGHMVLPPQNKTTKYEHIMPQLVAIEQNPEIEGVLLLLNTVGGDVEAGLAIAEMIASLSKPSVSIVLGGGHSIGAPIAVSATHSYIVESATMTIHPIRLTGLVIGAQSSFDYLEKMQDRVNKFVVSHSRISEKKWKELLYKTGELSRDIGTSVGGKDAVHYGLINEIGGVSHAMEKLQQLVTAKKEMKGLKQ; from the coding sequence ATGCTATATAATGACAATCCGGTTGTTGCACCGCCAGGAGTAAATCCTGAAAACCCCCAGGCTCCGGCTGAGCAGCCTGCTGATATTCCAAAAAAATCTAGACAAGCCAAGAAATCAACTACTGTTGAGAATATTCAAGAACTAGGCTCAACTGAAGTACCTACCGCCAAAACCAACATCCATGTCATGACAATAATAGGGCAAATTGAAGGCCATATGGTATTACCACCACAAAATAAAACGACTAAATATGAGCATATTATGCCACAATTAGTAGCTATAGAACAAAATCCTGAAATAGAAGGGGTACTGTTATTACTCAATACTGTCGGTGGCGATGTTGAGGCTGGCTTAGCTATTGCTGAAATGATTGCCAGTCTATCCAAGCCTTCTGTTTCGATTGTCCTTGGCGGCGGCCACAGTATCGGTGCCCCAATTGCAGTCTCAGCAACTCACTCTTATATTGTTGAAAGTGCCACCATGACAATACATCCAATTCGGTTGACAGGTTTAGTAATTGGAGCTCAAAGCTCCTTTGATTATCTTGAAAAAATGCAAGATAGAGTCAATAAATTTGTTGTTTCACACTCACGTATCAGTGAAAAGAAATGGAAAGAACTGTTGTATAAAACAGGTGAATTATCACGCGACATCGGCACATCGGTTGGAGGAAAAGATGCAGTACACTATGGACTGATTAATGAGATTGGCGGAGTTTCACATGCGATGGAAAAGCTCCAGCAACTTGTAACCGCTAAGAAAGAAATGAAGGGACTGAAACAGTAA
- the ylzJ gene encoding hypothetical protein yields the protein MLLWTILPLEAVFPTEAFNPDYDEIEYQGARMVVEKVSSDSCQIVRILSTNPQDYLRAELQPGKVLKYNQL from the coding sequence ATGCTGCTGTGGACAATACTGCCCCTTGAAGCCGTTTTCCCAACCGAGGCTTTTAATCCTGATTATGACGAAATAGAATATCAGGGAGCACGAATGGTTGTCGAAAAAGTCTCATCAGATTCCTGTCAAATTGTTCGTATTCTATCTACCAATCCTCAAGATTATTTACGAGCTGAGTTACAACCAGGCAAAGTTCTTAAATACAATCAACTATGA